The following are from one region of the Salvia splendens isolate huo1 chromosome 2, SspV2, whole genome shotgun sequence genome:
- the LOC121767466 gene encoding probable ribonuclease P/MRP protein subunit POP5, protein MVGFKNRYLIMEVFLDPNKEFSVDEPIRITSKNLWEAIVKSILVNFGECGLASATNSSKVKYVNPTTKHVIVRTSREDYQKVWAAITMIKSVGHCPVVFNLLDLSGSIKACKTAALKLEELKFEQYKLSAGDRLTANAHKEMQNCLATLKLLEH, encoded by the exons ATGGTAGGGTTTAAGAATAGGTACTTGATAATGGAGGTTTTTCTGGACCCAAATAAAGAATTTTCGGTGGATGAACCTATTAGGATCACTTCTAAGAATTTATGGGAAGCAATTGTAAAAAGCATTCTTGTGAACTTTGGGGAATGTGGTCTAGCGTCGGCCACAAATTCTTCTAAAG TGAAGTATGTGAATCCAACTACAAAACATGTCATCGTTAGAACTTCAAGAGAGGACTACCAGAAAGTTTGGGCTGCAATTACAATGATTAAGAGTGTGGGGCATTGTCCTGTGGTTTTCAACCTCCTTGACCTTAGTG gaagCATCAAGGCTTGCAAAACTGCTGCTCTGAAGCTTGAGGAGTTGAAATTTGAACAGTACAAGTTATCAGCCGGTGACCGCCTCACAGCCAATGCTCATAAGGAGATGCAAAACTGCCTTGCAACTCTCAAACTCTTGGAACATTAG
- the LOC121767476 gene encoding pathogenesis-related thaumatin-like protein 3.5 produces the protein MASPALLVSLAISTFFTTSFACTFVVTNSCPFTIWPGTLSGSGTPPLPTTGFQLDSGQSITVPATPGWSGRMWARTGCTFDATGSGSCQTGDCGGRLECNGMGATPPASLFEITLGVGDQKDFYDVSIVDGYNLPLAAAPRRGGCNATGCIQDINMGCPKELQVIGSEGGEGGGVVACKSACGAFGLDQYCCSGEFANPTTCQPSFYSGIFKRACPRAYSYAFDDGTSTFTCKASVYNIVFCPNSGMRIIDGGLENPVEERRTSNVSRDVSSSSSRTLTMIDRSYQILITYVILFALCYWHV, from the exons ATGGCATCTCCGGCGCTTCTCGTTTCTTTAGCAATTTCCACCTTCTTCACCACCTCTTTCGCTTGCACATTCGTCGTAACCAACAGCTGCCCCTTCACCATATGGCCCGGGACGCTGTCCGGCTCGGGGACCCCGCCGCTCCCCACCACGGGCTTCCAGCTGGATTCCGGCCAGAGCATCACGGTTCCCGCCACTCCCGGATGGTCTGGCCGGATGTGGGCCAGGACCGGCTGCACGTTTGATGCCACCGGTTCTGGCTCTTGCCAGACCGGAGACTGCGGCGGTAGGCTCGAATGCAATGGCATGGGCGCCACGCCGCCGGCGTCCCTCTTCGAGATAACCCTCGGGGTCGGGGACCAGAAGGACTTCTACGACGTCAGCATCGTAGACGGCTACAACCTGCCACTGGCCGCCGCTCCTCGGCGCGGCGGATGCAACGCCACCGGATGCATACAAGACATCAACATGG GTTGCCCTAAAGAGCTCCAGGTGATCGGGAGCGAGGGGGGCGAAGGTGGCGGCGTGGTGGCATGCAAGAGCGCGTGCGGGGCGTTCGGGCTCGATCAGTACTGCTGCAGCGGGGAGTTCGCCAACCCGACGACGTGCCAGCCGTCTTTCTATTCCGGGATCTTCAAGAGAGCTTGTCCAAGAGCGTACAGCTATGCATTTGATGATGGAACCAGCACCTTCACATGCAAGGCCTCAGTCTACAACATAGTATTTTGCCCTAATAGTGG GATGAGGATAATAGATGGTGGATTGGAAAATCCTGTTGAAGAAAGAAGAACTAGCAATGTATCTAGGGATGTGTCATCTTCATCGTCTAGGACTCTGACTATGATAGATAGATCTTACCAAATATTGATTACTTATGTTATCTTGTTTGCTTTATGTTATTGGCATGTTTGA
- the LOC121792996 gene encoding LOW QUALITY PROTEIN: DNA-binding protein BIN4-like (The sequence of the model RefSeq protein was modified relative to this genomic sequence to represent the inferred CDS: deleted 2 bases in 1 codon) produces GSSKDSDDGKVTLSESPVKGKSPKNTNKAKQTTPKKRKQDDDSGRGKRAKGKDGSGGKTPENLGKYRGENTSIWSLSSDSESAPDARPVKKFKPNVKKLSASKDFNPEDKKEDYDSLLDHDLESLKNQAPQVKSPVENLEKVDEKSSKEMDTDINMKGDDDDKDNVMKEDVSGKRSGHQVSSSRVPLFLSDKVQRSKALVECDGDSIDLSGDVGSVGRVVIADDSSKKHEMLLDLKGTIYKTTIVPSRTFCVVSFNQSEAKIEAIMNDYIQLKPQSNVYESETMVEGTLDSFSFDSDEEADKPVVEADQQEAGEEQPADEKTKKKTEKKPGKKKGKPTGDKPATKAMKKKPQVSKKGKTKK; encoded by the exons GGGAGTAGTAAGGATAGTGATGATGGAAAAGTGACTCTATCTGAGAGTCCTGTCAAAGGAAAGTCTCCCAAAAACACTAATAAAGCAAAGCAGACGACACCGAAGAAGAGGAAGCAAGATGATGACAGTGGAAGAG GAAAGAGGGCTAAAGGAAAGGACGGAAGTGGGGGTAAGACACCTGAAAATCTTGGGAAGTATCGT GGAGAGAATACTTCCATCTGGTCATTATCTTCAGATTCTGAGTCTGCTCCAGATGCCAGGCCCGTTAAAAAGTTCAAGCCTAATGTGAAAAAACTTTCTGCAAGTAAAGATTTCAATCCAGAAGATAAAAAGGAAGATTATGACAGTCTCCTTGACCATGATTTAGAATCACTAAAGAATCAAGCCCCACAGGTTAAATCTCCGGTGGAAAACCTGGAAAAAGTGGATGAGAAATCATCCAAGGAGATGGATACGGATATCAATATGAAGGGAG ATGATGATGATAAAGATAACGTTATGAAGGAAGATGTCTCTGGGAAGCGTTCTGGACACCAG GTATCCTCTTCAAGGGTGCCATTATTTCTCTCAGATAAAGTTCAGCGTTCAAAG GCTCTTGTTGAGTGTGATGGTGATTCCATAGATTTGAGTGGTGATGTGGGTTCCGTTGGAAGGGTAGTAATTGCTGATGATTCATCCAAAAAACATGAGATGCTCTTGGATTTAAAAG GAACCATATACAAAACAACAATAGTTCCATCAAGGACATTCTGTGTG GTAAGCTTTAACCAATCAGAAGCAAAG ATAGAAGCTATTATGAATGACTACATTCAGTTGAAACCACAATCCAACGTTTATGAATCCGAAACTATGGTTGAAG GGACATTGGACAGTTTCTCGTTTGATTCGGACGAAGAAGCTGACAAACCCGTGGTTGAAGCTGATCAACAAGAGGCTGGTGAGGAACAACCAGCAGATGAAAAAACcaagaaaaaaactgaaaaaaaaccG GGGAAGAAAAAGGGAAAACCAACAGGAGACAAGCCGGCCACA AAAGCGATGAAAAAGAAACCTCAAGTTTCAAAAAAGGGCAAAACCAAGAAATGA
- the LOC121792997 gene encoding chloroplastic import inner membrane translocase subunit HP30-2-like yields the protein MAVEIPTKAGGLMVNPQQNPVALVQAKLKEVELRFKGWLAKQSIPVEAAVVTVTSAAQGAAIGAFMGTISGGDGSSLLMPPPNAASLNPDAMASLKQAQALAGGPFVQARNFAVMTGANAGISCVMKRLRGKDDVQTSMAAAFGSGALFSLVSGMGGPNPAANALTSGLFFALVQGGIFQIGQKFSQPPAEDLNYVKTRSMLSNLGLQNYEKNFKRGLLTDTTLPLITDSALRDVKIPPGPRLLILEHIEREPEFKDRRKGPR from the exons ATGGCGGTGGAAATTCCAACGAAGGCCGGCGGATTGATGGTGAATCCTCAGCAGAATCCGGTGGCTTTGGTGCAGGCCAAGCTGAAGGAGGTCGAGTTGAGGTTCAAGGGGTGGCTGGCGAAACAGTCTATCCCGGTTGAGGCCGCCGTCGTCACCGTCACCAGCGCTGCCCAAGGCGCCGCTATTGGCGCCTTCATGGGAACTATCTCCGGCGGAGACGGCTCCTCTCTCCTCATGCCTCCTCCGAACGCTGCTAGCCTTAATCCAGATGCTATGGCGTCGCTCAAGCAGGCTCAG GCTCTTGCTGGAGGTCCGTTCGTACAAGCTCGGAACTTTGCTGTCATGACAGGTGCAAATGCCGGTATTTCGTGTGTCATGAAAAGATTGAGAGGCAAGGATGATGTTCAAACCAG TATGGCTGCAGCTTTTGGATCTGGGGCTTTGTTTTCGCTAGTAAGTGGTATGGGTGGCCCGAATCCAGCAGCAAATGCTCTTACATCTGGTCTTTTCTTTGCACTTGTTCAAGGTGGAATTTTCCAG ATTGGACAGAAGTTTTCACAACCACCTGCTGAAGATTTAAATTATGTGAAAACAAGATCGATGCTGAGCAACCTTGGCCTGCAGAACTACGAGAAGAATTTTAAGAGAGGACTGCTGACAGATACCACACTGCCATTGATAACTGATAG TGCTCTCAGAGATGTGAAAATACCTCCTGGACCAAGATTGCTCATTCTGGAACACATAGAGAG GGAGCCCGAGTTCAAAGACAGGCGAAAGGGGCCTCGTTGA
- the LOC121792998 gene encoding protein RESPONSE TO LOW SULFUR 3-like: protein MAPTIAIPSPAPQQKKGEAALRRRNEELEWELRESLVREERMRAELARAMERLRVAEEAEERLCSQLGELEAEAVGQAREYGARIVELLEQLSGAKEMLHRTSSFSTVISQ, encoded by the coding sequence ATGGCGCCAACCATCGCGATTCCCTCGCCGGCGCCGCAGCAGAAGAAAGGCGAGGCTGCGCTGAGGCGGAGGAACGAGGAGCTGGAGTGGGAGCTCAGGGAGAGCCTGGTGAGGGAGGAGAGAATGAGGGCGGAGCTGGCGCGGGCGATGGAGCGGCTGAGggtggcggaggaggcggaggagcgCCTCTGCTCGCAGCTCGGCGAGCTCGAGGCGGAGGCGGTGGGCCAGGCCCGGGAATACGGGGCACGGATTGTGGAGCTGCTGGAGCAGCTTTCCGGAGCCAAGGAAATGCTTCACCGAACGTCGTCGTTTTCGACCGTCATTTCTCAATGA
- the LOC121780242 gene encoding uncharacterized protein LOC121780242 encodes MQGGDGNSPGYGDSGYGNFPNQTWNPHSPQFRVQPSQQRNLVRQPSGFGDYRSNMDAINNPSQQFQSSQFQSSQFQYSSSPLSESDRYTWEQLMGTPETPTSGSVEMEAPIGGRRTDGGGGRGGGGESGRRGGGVGGRGGREHGPTGGGRGGDREPATGGGRGGGDRRGEKYNDDESLAVALAWEAVTTNPVIGTDQTDICFWRHVLTVYNGFKPEGSAGRDEGQIRKKFGRINRDVKRFRNIYERQLQNAESGRNEADAICDDETGPTGKRTKIGADGTYSSGTDSRAFDLNDDVRDEPPSTMSRRQRPQGKQSAIREARSASQVSRASAATPHPSPPTAALTQTLEVQMMKQLQDNLSLFEKSTDPITKMMYYDVILRLRSKLGFSDGSATGEASDSVAGVGGGGGENSAS; translated from the exons atgcaaggtggagatggtaaTTCCCCGGGGTATGGAGACTCGGGATATGGCAACTTCCCCAATCAGACGTGGAATCCGCACTCGCCCCAATTCCGGGTCCAGCCATCCCAGCAGAGGAACTTGGTTCGCCAACCATCGGGGTTCGGGGACTACCGATCGAATATGGACGCGATCAACAACCCGTCCCAGCAattccaatcctcccaattccaatcctcccaattccaatACTCTTCGTCTCCTCTGTCTGAATCTGATAGATACACATGGGAACAGTTGATGGGTACACCGGAGACCCCGACATCCGGTAGTGTGGAGATGGAGGCCCCCATCGGGGGTCGCCGAACCGACGGTGGTGGGgggcgaggcggcggcggtgagAGTGGGAGGCGAGGCGGCGGCGTTGGGGGGCGAGGCGGCAGAGAGCATGGGCCAACCGGCGGCGGTCGAGGCGGAGACAGAGAGCCGGCCACCGgcggtggccgaggcggtggtgATCGGCGGGGCGAGAAGTACAACGACGACGAATCCCTCGCTGTTGCGCTGGCTTGGGAGGCGGTCACGACGAATCCGGTCATCGGCACGGATCAGACCGACATTTGCTTCTGGAGGCACGTCCTGACTGTGTACAACGGCTTCAAACCAGAAGGCAGTGCCGGACGTGATGAAGGCCAGATCCGGAAGAAGTTCGGCCGGATCAATAGAGATGTGAAGAGGTTCAGGAACATTTACGAGAGACAGCTCCAGAATGCCGAAAGCGGCCGCAACGAAGCCGAC GCGATCTGCGACGATGAGACCGGTCCTACTGGGAAGCGGACAAAAATCGGGGCCGACGGCACCTACAGCAGTGGTACCGACTCACGTGCATTCGACCTTAATGACGATGTGAGGGATGAGCCACCCTCGACAATGTCGAGGCGCCAGCGCCCGCAGGGCAAACAATCCGCCATCCGGGAAGCTAGATCCGCTTCCCAAGTCTCTCGGGCGAGCGCGGCGACACCGCACCCTTCACCACCGACCGCGGCGTTGACTCAAACACTGGAGGTGCAGATGATGAAGCAACTCCAGGATAACTTGTCCTTGTTCGAGAAGTCGACGGACCCTATCACCAAGATGATGTACTACGACGTCATTCTTAGGTTGAGGTCGAAGTTGGGCTTCTCCGATGGGTCGGCGACGGGCGAAGCAAGCGACAGTGTGGCCGGtgtcggcggcggtggaggag AGAATTCGGCTAGTTAA